Proteins encoded in a region of the Pseudomonas sp. PDNC002 genome:
- the mltF gene encoding membrane-bound lytic murein transglycosylase MltF, with protein MLALTVSRVRCTAWILATCIFLLLSGCSEAKAPTALERVQKDGVLRVITRNSPATYFQDRNGDTGFEYELAKRFADSLGVQLQIETADNIDDLYDRIGRDGGPNLAAAGLTPGGERDTQVRYSHSYLDVTPQVVYRNGAQRPTRPDDLVGKRIVVLKGSSHAQQLAELKKQYPNLEYRESDADEMVDLLRMVDVGEIDLTLVDSNELAMNQVYFPNVRVAFDLGDAKGLAWALPAGDDNSLLEKVNAFLDKAKQDGLLQRLKDRYYGHVDVLGYVGAYTFAQHLQQRLPKYEQHFRQSGTKLEADWRLLAAIGYQESMWQPDATSKTGVRGLMMLTNRTAQAMGVANRLDPKQSIQGGSKYYVQIKDELPDSIKDPDRMWFALAAYNIGGAHLDDARKMAEQQGLNPNKWLDVKKMLPRLSQKQYYRKTRYGYARGGETVHFVQNVRRYYDILTWVTQPQMEGGQLAESGLHLPGVNKTKPDDDDDGRDQKL; from the coding sequence ATGCTTGCCCTGACTGTGTCCCGTGTGCGCTGCACCGCCTGGATCTTGGCGACCTGTATCTTTCTGCTGCTTTCCGGCTGTAGCGAGGCGAAAGCCCCGACGGCCCTCGAGCGCGTGCAGAAGGACGGCGTGCTGCGCGTGATCACCCGCAACAGTCCGGCCACCTACTTCCAGGACCGCAACGGCGACACCGGCTTCGAGTACGAGCTGGCCAAGCGATTCGCCGACAGCCTGGGCGTACAGCTGCAGATCGAAACCGCCGACAATATCGACGACCTCTACGACCGTATCGGCCGCGATGGCGGGCCGAACCTGGCTGCCGCCGGCCTGACGCCGGGCGGCGAGCGCGATACCCAGGTGCGCTACTCGCACTCCTACCTCGATGTCACCCCACAGGTCGTCTACCGCAACGGCGCCCAGCGCCCGACCCGCCCGGACGATCTGGTCGGCAAGCGCATCGTCGTGTTGAAAGGCAGCAGCCATGCCCAGCAGTTGGCGGAGCTGAAGAAGCAGTATCCCAATCTGGAGTACCGCGAGTCCGACGCCGACGAGATGGTCGACCTGCTGCGCATGGTGGACGTCGGCGAGATCGACCTGACCCTGGTCGACTCCAACGAACTGGCAATGAACCAGGTGTACTTCCCCAACGTGCGCGTCGCCTTCGACCTCGGCGACGCCAAGGGCCTGGCGTGGGCGCTGCCGGCCGGCGATGACAACAGCCTGCTGGAGAAGGTCAACGCCTTCCTCGACAAGGCCAAGCAGGACGGTTTGCTGCAACGCCTGAAGGACCGCTACTACGGCCATGTGGACGTATTGGGTTATGTCGGCGCCTACACCTTCGCCCAGCACCTGCAGCAACGCCTGCCCAAGTATGAGCAGCATTTCCGCCAGAGCGGTACCAAGCTTGAGGCGGACTGGCGCCTGCTGGCGGCCATCGGCTATCAGGAATCCATGTGGCAGCCCGACGCGACGTCCAAAACCGGCGTACGCGGCCTGATGATGCTGACCAACCGCACCGCCCAGGCCATGGGCGTGGCCAACCGCCTGGACCCGAAGCAGAGCATCCAGGGCGGCAGCAAGTATTACGTGCAGATCAAGGACGAGCTGCCCGACAGCATCAAGGACCCGGACCGCATGTGGTTCGCCCTGGCCGCCTACAACATCGGCGGCGCGCATCTGGACGACGCGCGCAAGATGGCCGAGCAGCAGGGCCTGAACCCGAACAAGTGGCTGGACGTGAAGAAGATGCTGCCGCGCCTGTCGCAGAAGCAGTACTACCGCAAGACCCGCTACGGCTATGCGCGCGGCGGCGAGACGGTGCACTTCGTGCAGAACGTACGGCGCTACTACGACATCCTCACCTGGGTGACCCAGCCGCAGATGGAAGGCGGCCAGCTCGCCGAGAGCGGCCTGCATCTGCCGGGCGTGAACAAGACCAAGCCTGACGATGATGATGACGGGCGGGATCAGAAGCTCTGA
- the guaB gene encoding IMP dehydrogenase, translated as MLRISQEALTFDDVLLIPGYSEVLPKDVSLKTRLTRGIELNIPLVSAAMDTVTEARLAIAMAQEGGIGIIHKNMSIEQQAAEVRKVKKHETAIVRDPVTVTPSTKIIELLQIAREYGFSGFPVVEEGELVGIVTGRDLRVKPNIGDSVAAIMTPKDKLVTARENTPLEEIKAALYENRIEKMLIVDENFYLTGLVTFRDIEKAKTYPLASKDDLGRLRVGAAVGTGADTGERVAALVAAGVDVVVVDTAHGHSKGVIDRVRWVKETFPQVQVIGGNIATGEAAKALADAGADAVKVGIGPGSICTTRIVAGVGVPQISAIANVAAALEGTGVPLIADGGIRFSGDLAKAMVAGAYCVMMGSMFAGTEEAPGEIELFQGRSYKSYRGMGSLGAMAGSTGSSDRYFQDASAGAEKLVPEGIEGRVPYKGQLTAIVHQLMGGLRAAMGYTGSADIQDMRTKPQFVRITGAGMAESHVHDVQITKEAPNYRVG; from the coding sequence ATGCTGCGCATCAGCCAAGAAGCCCTCACTTTCGACGACGTCCTCCTGATTCCGGGTTATTCGGAAGTTCTACCCAAGGACGTGAGCCTGAAAACTCGCCTGACCCGAGGCATCGAGCTGAACATCCCGCTGGTGTCCGCCGCGATGGATACCGTGACCGAAGCCCGCCTGGCCATTGCCATGGCGCAGGAAGGCGGCATCGGCATCATCCACAAGAACATGAGCATCGAGCAGCAGGCCGCCGAGGTCCGCAAGGTCAAGAAGCACGAGACCGCCATCGTTCGCGACCCGGTCACCGTGACCCCGTCGACCAAGATCATCGAGCTGCTGCAGATCGCCCGCGAGTACGGCTTCTCCGGCTTCCCGGTGGTGGAAGAGGGCGAACTGGTCGGTATCGTCACCGGCCGCGACCTGCGCGTGAAGCCGAACATCGGCGATAGCGTGGCCGCGATCATGACCCCGAAGGACAAGCTGGTCACTGCCCGCGAAAACACCCCGCTGGAAGAGATCAAGGCGGCGCTCTACGAGAACCGCATCGAGAAGATGCTGATCGTCGACGAGAACTTCTACCTCACTGGCCTCGTGACCTTCCGCGATATCGAAAAAGCCAAGACCTACCCGCTGGCGTCCAAGGATGACCTGGGTCGCCTGCGCGTCGGCGCAGCCGTCGGCACCGGCGCAGACACCGGCGAGCGCGTTGCCGCACTGGTTGCCGCTGGCGTTGACGTCGTCGTGGTGGACACCGCCCACGGTCACTCCAAGGGCGTGATCGACCGCGTCCGCTGGGTCAAGGAAACCTTCCCGCAAGTGCAGGTCATCGGCGGCAACATCGCCACCGGCGAAGCTGCCAAGGCACTGGCTGACGCCGGCGCCGACGCCGTGAAAGTCGGCATCGGCCCAGGCTCCATCTGCACCACCCGTATCGTCGCGGGTGTCGGCGTGCCGCAGATTTCCGCCATCGCCAACGTCGCCGCTGCCCTGGAAGGCACCGGCGTTCCGCTGATCGCCGACGGCGGCATCCGCTTCTCCGGCGACCTGGCCAAAGCCATGGTGGCTGGCGCCTACTGCGTGATGATGGGGTCGATGTTCGCCGGTACCGAAGAAGCGCCGGGCGAGATCGAGCTGTTCCAGGGCCGTTCCTACAAGTCCTACCGTGGCATGGGTTCCCTGGGCGCCATGGCCGGTTCCACCGGTTCCTCCGACCGCTACTTCCAGGACGCCTCCGCCGGCGCCGAGAAGCTGGTGCCGGAAGGCATCGAAGGCCGAGTGCCCTATAAAGGCCAACTGACCGCCATCGTCCACCAGCTGATGGGTGGCCTGCGTGCCGCCATGGGCTACACCGGCAGCGCCGATATCCAGGACATGCGCACCAAGCCGCAGTTCGTGCGCATCACCGGTGCCGGCATGGCCGAGTCCCACGTCCACGATGTCCAGATCACCAAGGAAGCCCCGAACTACCGCGTAGGTTAA
- the tadA gene encoding tRNA adenosine(34) deaminase TadA gives MVRLTNSKGHPTVKGLAPVIDRSQDIPFMREAMALAEQGAALGEVPVGAVLVLDGQVIGRGFNRPITSHDPSAHAEMVAIREAAAAAQNYRLPGSTLYVTLEPCSMCAGLLVHSRIQRVVFGATEPKSGVVVSRGNFFEQDFLNHRVLVEGGVLGEECSAMLSAFFKARRKG, from the coding sequence ATGGTGCGGCTGACCAACAGCAAGGGACATCCGACGGTGAAGGGGTTGGCGCCGGTCATCGACCGCAGCCAGGACATCCCCTTCATGCGTGAAGCCATGGCCCTGGCCGAGCAGGGCGCGGCGCTGGGCGAAGTGCCCGTGGGCGCCGTGCTGGTGCTGGACGGCCAGGTCATCGGCCGTGGCTTCAACCGCCCGATCACCTCGCACGACCCCAGCGCCCATGCGGAAATGGTCGCCATCCGCGAGGCCGCCGCCGCTGCGCAGAATTATCGCCTGCCCGGCAGCACCCTCTACGTCACCCTCGAGCCCTGCAGTATGTGCGCCGGCCTGCTGGTGCACTCGCGCATCCAGCGCGTGGTGTTCGGTGCCACCGAGCCCAAGTCGGGTGTGGTGGTCAGCCGGGGCAACTTCTTCGAACAGGACTTCCTCAACCACCGGGTGCTGGTGGAAGGCGGGGTGCTGGGGGAGGAGTGCAGTGCGATGCTCTCGGCCTTCTTCAAGGCGCGGCGCAAGGGCTGA
- a CDS encoding M23 family metallopeptidase has protein sequence MFRLFCLLAATLLALPAHAEGFISRTLNKPVPGGVAVVQLGRDAAVPTATYQGKPVLVVREEGRDWIAIVGIPLTTKAGNQQIAVKQAGASRSFGFTVGAKHYKEQRITLKNTRQVNPLPEDLKRINRELAEQTAAYRSFSPGTPSNLVLDKPVNGPLSSPFGLRRFFNGEERNPHSGLDFAVPAGTPIKTPAAGKVILIGNYFFNGNTVFVDHGQGFISMFCHMSKIDVKLGDQLPRGGVVGRVGATGRATGPHMHWNVSLNDARVDPAIFIGAFKP, from the coding sequence ATGTTCCGACTCTTCTGCCTGCTCGCCGCCACCCTCCTCGCCCTGCCCGCCCATGCCGAAGGTTTCATCAGCCGCACGCTGAACAAGCCGGTGCCCGGCGGTGTCGCCGTGGTGCAACTGGGCCGGGATGCCGCCGTGCCCACTGCCACCTATCAGGGAAAACCGGTACTGGTGGTGCGCGAAGAAGGCCGCGACTGGATCGCCATCGTCGGCATCCCGCTGACCACCAAGGCCGGCAACCAGCAGATCGCCGTGAAGCAGGCCGGCGCCAGCCGCAGCTTCGGCTTCACCGTCGGCGCCAAGCACTATAAAGAGCAGCGCATCACCCTGAAGAACACCCGCCAGGTGAACCCGCTGCCCGAGGACCTCAAGCGCATCAACCGCGAGTTGGCCGAGCAGACCGCCGCCTACCGCAGCTTCAGCCCCGGCACGCCAAGCAATCTGGTGCTGGACAAACCGGTCAACGGTCCGCTCTCCAGCCCCTTCGGCCTGCGCCGCTTCTTCAACGGCGAGGAACGCAACCCGCACTCGGGTCTCGACTTCGCCGTGCCCGCCGGCACGCCAATCAAGACACCGGCCGCCGGCAAGGTGATCCTGATCGGCAACTACTTCTTCAACGGCAACACGGTGTTCGTCGACCACGGCCAGGGCTTCATCAGCATGTTCTGCCACATGTCGAAGATCGACGTGAAGCTCGGCGACCAGCTCCCGCGCGGCGGCGTAGTTGGCCGCGTCGGTGCCACCGGCCGCGCCACCGGGCCGCATATGCACTGGAACGTCAGCCTGAACGACGCCCGCGTCGATCCGGCGATCTTCATCGGCGCGTTCAAGCCCTGA
- the guaA gene encoding glutamine-hydrolyzing GMP synthase has translation MSQDIHAHRILILDFGSQYTQLIARRVREIGVYCEIHPFDMSDDEVRAFAPRGVILAGGPESVHEANSPRAPKAVFDLKVPLFGICYGMQTMAEQMGGKVLGSDLREFGYARVDVVGKARLLDGIEDHVDEDGVFGLDVWMSHGDKVTEIPEGFHILASTPSCPIAAMADDARGYYGVQFHPEVTHTKQGGRILSRFVLDICGCEALWTPSNIVNDAIATVRAQVGNSKVLLGLSGGVDSSVVAALLHKAIGDQLTCVFVDNGLLRLHEGDQVMAMFAENMGVKVIRANAEEKFLGRLAGVSDPEQKRKIIGGSFIEVFDEEATKLKDVKFLAQGTIYPDVIESAGAKTGKAHVIKSHHNVGGLPEDMQFELVEPLRELFKDEVRKIGLELGLPYDMVYRHPFPGPGLGVRILGEVKKEYADLLRRADHIFIEELRNFDWYHKTSQAFVVFQPVKSVGVVGDGRRYAWVVALRAVETIDFMTARWAHLPYELLEKVSNRIINEIEGISRVTYDVSSKPPATIEWE, from the coding sequence ATGTCCCAAGACATTCACGCTCACCGGATCCTGATCCTCGACTTCGGCTCCCAGTACACCCAGCTGATCGCCCGCCGCGTTCGCGAGATCGGCGTGTATTGCGAGATCCATCCGTTCGACATGAGCGACGACGAGGTTCGCGCCTTCGCCCCGCGCGGCGTCATCCTGGCCGGCGGCCCGGAGTCGGTGCACGAAGCCAACAGCCCGCGCGCGCCCAAGGCCGTGTTCGACCTCAAGGTGCCGCTGTTCGGCATCTGCTACGGCATGCAGACCATGGCCGAGCAGATGGGCGGCAAGGTGCTGGGTTCGGACCTGCGCGAGTTCGGCTACGCCCGCGTCGATGTGGTCGGCAAGGCCCGCCTGCTCGATGGCATCGAAGACCACGTGGATGAAGACGGTGTGTTCGGCCTCGACGTATGGATGAGCCACGGCGACAAGGTCACCGAGATTCCCGAAGGTTTCCACATCCTGGCCAGCACCCCGAGCTGCCCGATCGCCGCCATGGCGGACGATGCCCGCGGCTACTACGGCGTGCAGTTCCACCCGGAAGTGACCCACACCAAGCAGGGCGGTCGCATTCTCTCGCGCTTCGTGCTGGACATCTGCGGCTGCGAAGCTCTGTGGACTCCGTCCAACATCGTCAACGACGCCATCGCCACCGTGCGTGCCCAGGTCGGCAACTCCAAAGTGCTGCTGGGCCTGTCCGGCGGCGTGGATTCCTCGGTGGTCGCAGCCCTGCTGCACAAGGCCATCGGCGACCAGCTGACCTGCGTGTTCGTCGACAACGGCCTGCTGCGCCTGCACGAGGGAGACCAAGTGATGGCCATGTTCGCCGAGAACATGGGCGTCAAGGTGATCCGCGCCAACGCCGAAGAGAAGTTCCTTGGCCGTCTGGCCGGCGTCAGTGACCCGGAGCAGAAGCGCAAGATCATTGGCGGCAGCTTCATCGAAGTCTTCGATGAGGAAGCCACTAAGCTGAAGGACGTGAAGTTCCTCGCCCAGGGCACCATTTACCCCGACGTGATCGAGTCGGCCGGCGCCAAGACCGGCAAGGCCCACGTGATCAAGTCGCACCACAACGTCGGCGGCCTGCCCGAAGACATGCAGTTCGAATTGGTCGAACCGCTGCGCGAGCTGTTCAAGGACGAAGTCCGCAAGATCGGCCTGGAGCTCGGCCTGCCCTACGACATGGTCTACCGCCACCCGTTCCCGGGCCCGGGCCTGGGTGTGCGCATCCTCGGCGAAGTGAAGAAGGAATACGCCGACCTGCTGCGTCGCGCGGACCACATCTTCATCGAAGAGCTGCGCAACTTTGACTGGTACCACAAGACCAGCCAGGCCTTCGTGGTGTTCCAGCCGGTGAAATCCGTCGGCGTGGTCGGTGATGGCCGTCGCTACGCCTGGGTCGTTGCCCTGCGTGCCGTGGAAACCATCGACTTCATGACCGCTCGCTGGGCGCACCTGCCGTACGAGCTGCTGGAGAAGGTCTCGAACCGCATCATCAACGAGATCGAAGGCATTTCCCGCGTCACCTACGACGTGTCGAGCAAGCCGCCGGCAACCATCGAGTGGGAATGA
- the xseA gene encoding exodeoxyribonuclease VII large subunit has protein sequence MQKDPFQRLGLDREVLTVSQLNQRARHLLEDVFPQVWVEGEISNLAKPASGHMYFTLKDSNAQVRCALFRQNALRVRQALRDGLAVRVRGKVSLFEGRGDYQLIADTVEPAGDGALRLAFEALKEKLAAEGLFATERKRELPAHPRRIGIVSSPTGAVIRDIISVFRRRAPQVELTLIPTAVQGREAIGQIVRALKLADAQGFDALILARGGGSLEDLWCFNEEPVARAIAACVTPIVSAVGHETDVSISDFVADVRAPTPSAAAELLAPHSGDLQQRLDSLRRRLILRIQDRLTRERLRLEGTARRLRHPGERLRQQSQRLDDLDMRLRRAFERQLQIRQERVARLDTRLAAQHPGRNLALLRQRLDNLSARLPRATNAILREQRQRLDGLMQTLHIVSPLATLGRGYSILLDDKGQAIRSAAQTKNGQRLKAKLGDGELEVRVEDNHQAPVTLSLLD, from the coding sequence ATGCAGAAAGATCCCTTCCAACGGCTGGGCCTCGACCGCGAGGTTCTGACCGTCAGCCAGCTCAACCAGCGCGCCCGCCACCTGCTGGAGGACGTGTTCCCGCAGGTCTGGGTCGAGGGCGAGATTTCCAACCTCGCCAAACCCGCGTCTGGCCACATGTATTTCACCCTGAAGGACAGCAACGCCCAGGTGCGTTGCGCGCTGTTCCGCCAGAACGCCCTGCGCGTGCGCCAGGCCCTGCGTGATGGCCTGGCCGTGCGGGTGCGCGGCAAGGTCTCGCTGTTCGAAGGGCGCGGCGACTACCAACTGATCGCCGACACCGTCGAACCCGCCGGCGATGGCGCTCTACGCCTGGCTTTCGAGGCGCTGAAAGAGAAACTCGCCGCCGAAGGCCTGTTCGCCACCGAGCGCAAGCGCGAGCTGCCGGCTCATCCCCGGCGCATCGGCATCGTCAGCTCGCCCACCGGCGCGGTGATCCGCGACATCATCAGCGTGTTCCGCCGCCGCGCGCCGCAGGTCGAGCTGACCCTGATCCCCACCGCCGTGCAGGGCCGCGAAGCCATCGGGCAGATCGTCCGCGCGCTCAAGCTGGCCGATGCGCAGGGCTTCGACGCGCTGATCCTGGCCCGTGGCGGCGGCTCGCTGGAAGACCTCTGGTGCTTCAACGAGGAACCGGTGGCCCGCGCCATCGCCGCCTGCGTGACGCCCATCGTCAGCGCCGTGGGCCATGAGACCGACGTGTCCATCAGCGATTTCGTCGCCGACGTGCGCGCCCCCACACCATCGGCCGCCGCCGAGCTGCTGGCTCCCCACAGCGGCGACCTGCAGCAGCGCCTGGACAGCCTGCGCCGCCGACTGATCCTGCGTATCCAGGACCGTCTGACCCGCGAACGTCTGCGCCTGGAAGGCACCGCCCGACGCCTGCGCCATCCCGGCGAGCGCCTGCGCCAGCAGTCCCAGCGCCTGGACGACCTGGACATGCGCCTGCGCCGCGCCTTCGAGCGCCAGCTGCAGATCCGCCAGGAGCGTGTGGCGCGCCTGGATACTCGCCTTGCCGCCCAGCACCCCGGCCGCAACCTGGCCCTGCTGCGCCAGCGCCTGGACAACCTCAGCGCCCGCCTGCCACGCGCTACCAACGCGATCCTGCGTGAACAGCGCCAGCGCCTGGACGGCCTGATGCAGACGCTGCACATCGTCAGCCCGCTGGCGACCCTCGGCCGGGGCTACAGCATCCTGCTGGACGACAAGGGGCAGGCGATCCGCAGCGCCGCGCAGACGAAGAACGGCCAACGCCTCAAGGCCAAGCTGGGCGATGGCGAGCTGGAAGTGCGGGTGGAAGACAACCACCAGGCGCCCGTCACCCTGTCGCTGCTGGACTGA
- a CDS encoding GNAT family N-acetyltransferase — MSDRLLRPLVWAQDGEWLLGFDGSYSSDSILRIESAADGFILREERLPEAQTKRYPFADLKDDVTAADWTAVVVDEEGERLGFAIARYEIWNRRAVLDDLFVLPEARGLGVGKQLLEGCLDWARGTEARHLWLETQNLNLPAVGFYRSRGFSLSGLSTDLYDPAQVLPGEMALFFSYPLA, encoded by the coding sequence ATGAGCGACCGGCTCCTGCGCCCACTGGTGTGGGCGCAAGACGGCGAGTGGCTGCTGGGTTTCGACGGCAGCTACTCGAGCGACTCGATCCTGCGCATCGAGAGCGCCGCCGATGGTTTCATCCTGCGCGAGGAGCGCCTGCCCGAGGCGCAGACCAAGCGCTATCCGTTCGCCGACCTGAAGGACGACGTGACGGCGGCCGACTGGACCGCCGTGGTCGTTGACGAAGAGGGTGAGCGCCTGGGCTTTGCCATCGCCCGCTACGAAATCTGGAATCGTCGCGCCGTGTTGGACGACCTGTTCGTCCTTCCCGAAGCGCGCGGGTTGGGCGTAGGCAAGCAACTGCTGGAAGGCTGCCTGGACTGGGCTCGCGGCACCGAAGCACGTCACCTGTGGCTGGAAACCCAGAACCTCAACCTGCCGGCGGTAGGCTTCTACCGCTCCCGCGGCTTCTCCCTCAGCGGACTTTCCACCGACCTCTACGACCCGGCGCAGGTACTGCCCGGGGAGATGGCGCTGTTCTTCAGTTACCCGCTGGCCTGA
- a CDS encoding DUF2809 domain-containing protein has product MRLRFDGRSALFALLWFAVLVWLATAGANLGWLRGFGGDVLAVIWLYCLLRAALDAPARWLAGAALACGLLIEFGQFLAATFHWQIGNRALRIVLGATPDWLDVLAYCIGFALILAVRQTRLALRPAGN; this is encoded by the coding sequence ATGCGACTTCGTTTCGATGGACGCAGTGCGCTGTTCGCGCTGCTCTGGTTCGCCGTGCTGGTCTGGCTGGCTACGGCCGGCGCGAATCTCGGCTGGCTGCGCGGTTTCGGCGGCGACGTGCTGGCGGTGATCTGGCTGTACTGCCTGCTGCGCGCGGCGCTGGATGCACCCGCGCGATGGCTGGCCGGAGCCGCGCTGGCCTGCGGGCTGCTGATCGAGTTCGGCCAGTTCCTCGCCGCGACCTTCCACTGGCAGATCGGCAACCGCGCACTGCGCATCGTGCTGGGCGCCACACCGGACTGGCTGGATGTGCTGGCCTACTGCATCGGCTTCGCGCTGATTCTCGCGGTGCGGCAGACGCGCCTGGCCCTCAGGCCAGCGGGTAACTGA
- a CDS encoding M15 family metallopeptidase: MTDLLAPILPQTDPDWAEAFRVPIVECNQPLQAMGIATGFAVWPAYHRLGVPNAQPECYARTEVFERLLQAASLLPDSLRLVILDAWRPFAVQQHLYDTLYDILRQHKPDADPVELTRRTREFVAPPSTRAESPSPHLTGGAIDLTLCDSEGRWLDMGSLFDEATPRSYTRHYEDISAPDEQQRRIRDNRRILFNAMSAAGFSNLSSEWWHYDYGDQLWAAHLGKPHAIYGPAQVLPLEQLWRQQLENLRR, from the coding sequence ATGACCGACCTGCTCGCACCGATCCTGCCGCAAACCGATCCGGACTGGGCCGAGGCCTTCCGCGTGCCCATCGTCGAGTGCAACCAGCCGCTGCAGGCCATGGGCATCGCCACGGGTTTCGCGGTGTGGCCGGCCTATCACCGCCTCGGCGTGCCCAACGCGCAACCGGAGTGCTATGCGCGCACCGAAGTCTTCGAGCGCCTGTTGCAGGCCGCCAGCCTGCTGCCCGACAGCCTGCGTCTGGTCATCCTCGATGCCTGGCGGCCCTTTGCGGTGCAGCAGCACCTGTATGACACCCTCTATGACATCCTTCGCCAGCACAAACCGGACGCCGATCCGGTCGAGCTGACCCGGCGCACCCGCGAGTTCGTCGCCCCGCCCAGTACCCGCGCCGAATCGCCCAGCCCGCACCTCACCGGCGGCGCGATCGACCTGACCCTGTGCGACAGCGAAGGCCGCTGGCTGGACATGGGCAGCCTGTTCGACGAGGCCACGCCGCGTTCCTATACCCGCCATTACGAAGACATCTCCGCGCCGGACGAACAACAGCGGCGCATCCGCGACAATCGTCGGATTCTGTTCAACGCCATGAGCGCGGCGGGGTTCAGCAACCTGTCCAGCGAATGGTGGCACTACGACTACGGCGACCAGCTGTGGGCCGCGCACCTGGGCAAGCCACACGCTATCTATGGCCCAGCGCAGGTGCTGCCGTTGGAACAGCTGTGGCGCCAGCAGTTGGAAAACCTACGCCGCTAG
- a CDS encoding multicopper oxidase family protein yields the protein MSFTRRQVLGGLAGLAVVGLGAGGARIWLARPEVAAEHDYELIAAPLDLELVPGHKTPGLGYGGQAPGVEIRARQGDWLRVRFTNKLDEPTTIHWHGIRLPIEMDGVPYISQPPVQPGESFIYQFKTPDAGSYWYHPHLMSSEQLGRGLVGPLIIDEREPTEFTSEKILNLKTWHVDEEGNFTAFSVPREAAREGTRGRLSTINGERTPVIELPAGEIVRVRILNVDNTVTYRLNLPDAEAKIYAIDGHPVEPRDFGKGPNDQYWIGPGMRLELGIRGPAEGTELSLRNGPVRLATIRGVANPKAPTAKWPAPLPRNPVAEPDLKNAETINFKFEWVGAMSDYSKGQSAPSLWQINGVAWQGGEEHKHNAPPLAKLKEGNSYIFVLRNMTQYQHPIHLHGMAFKVLDSDRRDIIPYFTDTYLLGKNETARVALVADNPGLWMFHCHVIDHMETGLMGTIAVGEAWCG from the coding sequence ATGTCGTTTACCCGTAGACAAGTACTCGGTGGCCTCGCTGGCTTGGCCGTCGTCGGCCTGGGCGCTGGCGGCGCGCGCATCTGGCTGGCGCGCCCGGAAGTCGCCGCCGAGCACGATTACGAACTGATTGCCGCCCCGCTCGACCTGGAGCTGGTGCCCGGCCACAAGACCCCCGGCCTGGGCTATGGCGGCCAGGCTCCCGGCGTGGAAATCCGCGCGCGCCAGGGTGACTGGCTGCGTGTGCGCTTCACCAACAAGCTGGACGAGCCGACCACCATCCACTGGCACGGCATCCGCCTGCCCATCGAGATGGACGGCGTGCCCTACATCTCTCAGCCGCCGGTGCAGCCGGGCGAAAGCTTCATCTACCAGTTCAAGACGCCGGACGCCGGCAGCTACTGGTACCACCCGCACCTGATGAGCAGCGAGCAACTGGGCCGTGGTCTGGTCGGGCCGCTGATCATCGACGAGCGCGAGCCGACCGAGTTCACCAGCGAGAAAATCCTCAACCTGAAGACCTGGCATGTGGACGAAGAAGGTAACTTCACCGCCTTCAGCGTGCCGCGCGAGGCTGCACGCGAAGGTACTCGCGGGCGCCTGTCGACCATCAACGGCGAACGTACGCCGGTGATCGAGCTGCCGGCCGGCGAGATCGTCCGCGTGCGCATCCTCAACGTCGACAACACCGTGACCTACCGCCTCAACCTGCCGGACGCCGAGGCGAAGATCTACGCCATCGACGGCCATCCGGTGGAGCCGCGCGATTTCGGCAAGGGGCCGAACGACCAATACTGGATCGGCCCGGGCATGCGCCTGGAGCTGGGCATCCGCGGCCCGGCCGAAGGCACCGAGCTGTCGCTGCGTAACGGTCCGGTACGCCTGGCAACCATCCGTGGCGTCGCCAACCCGAAAGCGCCCACCGCCAAGTGGCCGGCGCCGCTGCCGCGCAACCCGGTGGCCGAGCCGGACCTGAAGAACGCCGAGACCATCAACTTCAAGTTCGAGTGGGTCGGCGCCATGTCGGACTACTCCAAGGGCCAGTCGGCGCCGTCGCTGTGGCAGATCAACGGCGTGGCCTGGCAGGGCGGCGAGGAGCACAAGCACAACGCGCCGCCGCTGGCCAAGCTCAAGGAAGGCAACAGCTATATCTTCGTGCTGCGCAACATGACCCAGTACCAGCATCCGATCCACCTGCACGGCATGGCCTTCAAGGTGCTGGACTCCGATCGCAGGGACATCATCCCGTACTTCACCGACACCTACCTGCTGGGCAAGAATGAGACGGCACGCGTGGCGCTGGTGGCGGATAACCCCGGCCTGTGGATGTTCCACTGCCACGTGATCGATCACATGGAGACCGGGCTGATGGGAACCATCGCGGTAGGCGAGGCATGGTGCGGCTGA